In Deinococcus sp. YIM 134068, the following are encoded in one genomic region:
- a CDS encoding mismatch-specific DNA-glycosylase, whose amino-acid sequence MLQPGLTLVLVGTAPSRISARARAYYANPENKFWRVLAEVGLTPRQLAPREYATLPQYGIGLTDVAKRHSGVDSALPTEAWAPDELRAKLRHHQPAIVAFTSKRGASETLGLPTGKLPYGPQLLPLEGTEVWVLPSTSPLGHNHFQLGPWQALADRVREVRGEREMGT is encoded by the coding sequence GTGCTGCAACCGGGGCTGACGCTCGTACTTGTCGGCACGGCACCAAGCCGCATCAGTGCGCGGGCGCGGGCTTATTATGCCAACCCGGAGAACAAGTTCTGGCGGGTCCTTGCCGAAGTCGGGCTGACGCCGAGACAACTCGCCCCGCGCGAGTACGCCACCCTCCCTCAGTACGGCATCGGCCTGACGGACGTGGCGAAGCGGCATAGCGGCGTGGACTCCGCCCTGCCCACAGAGGCGTGGGCACCGGACGAACTGCGCGCCAAGCTCCGGCACCACCAGCCGGCCATTGTCGCCTTCACCTCCAAGCGCGGTGCCTCCGAAACGCTGGGGCTGCCGACGGGCAAGCTCCCCTACGGCCCTCAACTCCTGCCGCTGGAGGGCACTGAGGTCTGGGTGCTGCCGTCCACGAGTCCGCTCGGGCACAACCACTTCCAGCTCGGGCCGTGGCAGGCGCTCGCGGACCGGGTGAGGGAAGTGCGCGGGGAAAGGGAAATGGGAACGTGA
- a CDS encoding sulfite oxidase-like oxidoreductase — MLGKFFKKPADDMGGRVPPGQTLTTRFPVLTYGPTQQYAPEEVVVRVFGLAEERTFTWADLLALPQTTLTYDIHCVTHWSKLGTTWTGVRVTDLMAHLQLLPGATHVMQHSVGGYTTNLSLDDFTRPENLLAHTFDGQPLDAEHGGPLRLVVPHLYFWKSAKWLTGLEFMAADRPGFWERNGYHMRGDPFKEERYDDD; from the coding sequence ATGCTCGGCAAGTTCTTCAAGAAGCCCGCAGACGACATGGGCGGACGGGTGCCGCCCGGCCAGACGCTGACGACCCGCTTTCCCGTCCTGACCTACGGCCCGACCCAGCAGTACGCGCCGGAGGAGGTGGTGGTGCGGGTCTTCGGGCTGGCGGAGGAGAGGACCTTCACCTGGGCCGACCTGCTCGCCCTGCCGCAGACGACGCTGACGTACGACATCCACTGCGTCACCCACTGGAGCAAGCTGGGCACGACGTGGACGGGCGTGCGCGTCACCGACCTCATGGCGCATCTCCAGCTCCTGCCCGGAGCCACCCACGTCATGCAGCACAGCGTCGGCGGGTACACGACGAACCTCAGTTTGGACGATTTCACCCGCCCTGAGAACCTGCTCGCCCACACCTTCGACGGACAGCCGCTCGACGCGGAGCACGGCGGCCCGCTGCGGCTGGTGGTCCCCCACCTGTACTTCTGGAAGAGCGCGAAGTGGCTCACCGGGCTGGAGTTCATGGCCGCCGACAGGCCGGGCTTCTGGGAGCGCAACGGGTATCACATGCGGGGCGATCCCTTCAAGGAGGAGCGGTACGACGACGACTGA
- a CDS encoding tryptophan 2,3-dioxygenase — MTQRPDADSPERAQTDFTRSLSYGDYLRLDTLLSAHQPLTGAHDEHLFIAVHHVSEVWLHLINVELRAAMRHLEEGVIDAPLKGLSRVVRAQEQLTQAWEVLKTMTPADYLLFRDAFGAASGFQSANYRTMEFLLGNRHAALLRPHAHRPDVHGPLEADFQAPSVYDLALRLLAARGLPVPDEVLNRDRTQPPTAHPEVLAAWLTVYRDTERYWDLYELAEKLLDVEDNFRRWRYNHLTTVERTIGFKTGSGGTSGAGYLRRALETVLFPELWQVRTEL; from the coding sequence ATGACCCAGCGACCCGACGCCGATTCTCCCGAACGCGCCCAGACCGACTTCACCCGCTCGCTCTCCTACGGCGACTACCTGCGGCTGGACACGCTGCTCAGCGCCCACCAACCCCTCACGGGCGCGCACGACGAACACCTCTTCATCGCCGTCCACCACGTCTCTGAGGTGTGGCTGCATCTCATCAACGTGGAATTGCGGGCGGCCATGCGGCATCTGGAAGAGGGAGTGATCGACGCGCCGCTCAAGGGCCTGAGCCGGGTAGTGCGTGCCCAGGAGCAACTGACCCAGGCGTGGGAGGTCCTGAAGACGATGACTCCCGCCGACTACCTTCTATTCCGGGATGCGTTCGGGGCGGCTTCGGGCTTCCAGTCCGCCAACTACCGGACGATGGAATTTCTGCTCGGCAATCGTCACGCCGCGCTGCTCCGCCCCCACGCACACCGCCCGGACGTACACGGCCCGCTCGAAGCCGACTTCCAGGCCCCCAGCGTGTATGACCTCGCCCTGCGCCTGCTCGCCGCACGCGGCCTGCCCGTGCCCGACGAGGTGCTGAACCGCGACCGGACGCAACCGCCCACCGCGCACCCGGAAGTTCTGGCGGCGTGGCTCACCGTCTACCGAGACACCGAGCGGTACTGGGACCTATACGAACTCGCGGAGAAGCTGCTCGACGTGGAGGACAACTTCCGCCGCTGGCGCTACAACCACCTGACGACGGTGGAGCGCACCATTGGCTTCAAGACGGGCAGCGGGGGCACGAGCGGGGCCGGGTATCTGCGGCGGGCGCTGGAGACGGTGCTGTTTCCCGAGTTGTGGCAGGTGCGGACGGAGTTGTGA